The Vibrio aerogenes nucleotide sequence ACCCCTTTCTCCCATGATGTGTCCACCAATCTTGCAGGTCTGGGAGATATTGGCAAAACCAAGCATCTGCCACCCACGCTGATGGCTGAATACTATTTTGGCGAACCTGATGCAACATTTCGTCCTTACGCCGGCCTCGGTCTGAATTATACCGTATTCTTTGACGAAAAATTCAACGGAACGGGATCTGCGGCAGGGTTATCTGATTTGTCTCTGGATGATTCACTGGGACTGGCTGCAAACATTGGTTTCGACTACCAGCTGGATGAAACCTGGTCTGTCAATGCGTCACTCTGGTATGCAGATATTGATACCACCGCGACTTATAAATTCACTTCGGGCGGTGTCACCACAAGTCATTCCACTGATATCAGCATTGATCCCGTGGTCCTGATGGTTTCTGTCGGATATAAGTTCTGATGTTTCCGCAATCAGATTGTCTGACTTCTGATGATTTTACTGACTTCTGATGATAAAAAAGCAAAGGCCACCGATTTTCAGTGGCCTTTCTCAATATTCAAAAGCAGACTTTATACCAATCTGGAAAATAAACTGATCATCTGGATGTATCTGGTGGAGCAAACATACAAGGGCATGGATGCTAATGCCGATCACTTTAGACTTTAATCGTCGATCAGTTGAATGATCCTGACAGTATGTAAAAATCCGGTAGACACTGTTTACCGGATTCTTTTATGCACGTTTCTCAAGCGCTCGACATCATCAATCACTGGAAACCCAACCAAGTAGAAACTCTGGCTGACTTACTGCCAACAGAACTCATTGAAGAGGCTTACCAACTCACCGATACAGTTACCCTCAGAAAACGAAAACTCACTCTGGAGTCAATGGCATGGCTGCTCGTTGGGATGGCAATATATAATGATAAGTCGATGGCTGACATCGTCAATATGCTCGACATTGTTGATCGAACCGGTAAACCCTTTGTTGCCCCCAGTGCATTAACGAGGAGAAGAAAAGATCTTGGAGAATCTGCCGCCAAAGCTCTGTTTGAATGTACTCAAAAACACTGGACTGACTGCGCTAACTTTCCTGACTGGAATGGTCTGACCCTTTTAGGGGTGGACGGTGTAATATGGCGAACGGAGGATTCTGAAGAAAACGCTCAGGCTTTTGCCAAGCCGACTTACCGGGATGGACAGGAAATGCAATATCCTCAGGTTCGCATGGTCTGTCAGATGGAGCTCAGCAGTCATCTGATTACAGGGAGTGCCTTCGACTCTTATGCTGTCAATGAAATGAAGCTGGCTGAGCAGTTAATCGAAAGCACACCGGACAACAGCTTAACGCTCTTCGATAAAGGCTTTCACTCTCTTGGTCTGTTACATCAATGGAATGCCACAGGAACAAACAGGCACTGGCTTATCCCTTTAAAAAAAGGGCTTAAGTATCAAGTTGCTCAGTCTTTAGGCCGACACGATAAACTGGTTAAACTGAAAAGTAACCCAAAATCCCGTAAGCTCTGGCCTGAGCTTGCACATGAGGTCACCGTCCGTTTAATCACGAGAGTAAAAGACGGTAAGCAATATGATGTCTTAACCTCCATGACGGATCCAATGTTATACCCAAAATCAGATATTGTTGGTCTGTATGAATACCGATGGGAAATAGAGCTTGGCTACCGGGAGCAAAAGCAATATATGCTGGGTAACAGA carries:
- the ompW gene encoding outer membrane protein OmpW, which gives rise to MKKTLYGLTLLASLISANVMAHQEGDFFMRAGLASVIPNDSSDKILGSDKELQVNTNTQLGLTFGYMVTDNISVELLAATPFSHDVSTNLAGLGDIGKTKHLPPTLMAEYYFGEPDATFRPYAGLGLNYTVFFDEKFNGTGSAAGLSDLSLDDSLGLAANIGFDYQLDETWSVNASLWYADIDTTATYKFTSGGVTTSHSTDISIDPVVLMVSVGYKF
- a CDS encoding IS4 family transposase; protein product: MHVSQALDIINHWKPNQVETLADLLPTELIEEAYQLTDTVTLRKRKLTLESMAWLLVGMAIYNDKSMADIVNMLDIVDRTGKPFVAPSALTRRRKDLGESAAKALFECTQKHWTDCANFPDWNGLTLLGVDGVIWRTEDSEENAQAFAKPTYRDGQEMQYPQVRMVCQMELSSHLITGSAFDSYAVNEMKLAEQLIESTPDNSLTLFDKGFHSLGLLHQWNATGTNRHWLIPLKKGLKYQVAQSLGRHDKLVKLKSNPKSRKLWPELAHEVTVRLITRVKDGKQYDVLTSMTDPMLYPKSDIVGLYEYRWEIELGYREQKQYMLGNRLTLRSRLPELVRQELWGILLTYNLVRYQMVQMCMNLKGDYLPYQLSFNGALAHIMRLLVGLPYSSPGAIPGQLKNFYSICESLILEPRRQRSFPRVVKPKPCKYPRKSRAAHVK